The sequence GGTGCGGATATTGAGACTACTGCGAATTTTAGGAAAGAGCGATGATGACTCCAGTGAAGCGATGAATGACATTCTTGCACAGGTTGGAATGAAACATTAACACTACTTTCACCCAGAGGCTCTTGGATTGAGTATTATTCTGACAGACGCATGGTATATGTACTTACAGGTTGCAACGAACACAGAGACAAGTAAAAATGTAGGCAATGCAATCCTGTACGAGACTGTACTGACTATAATGGACATCAAGTCTGAAAGTGGACTGAGGGTGAGCTaatttatttaaaggaaaacattgtaacagcattgttgttgttgtttttcctgcctAAATGCATTTTCTGTCACAGGTCTTGGCCATCAACATACTAGGTCGCTTCCTCCttaacaatgacaaaaatataaggtaattcattcatttacagtaCTCAAGACCTGGGCAGataaaaaatgtacacattaaTTCCTGAtgattatatgttttttattaaactcACCATTCCAGATATGTGGCATTGACATCTCTACTaaagacagtacagacagaccACAATGCAGTGCAGAGGCATCGGAGCACCATTGTGGACTGTTTAAAAGACCTGGATGTGTCCATCAAGAGGTGAGACAGGGATTTCTAGGGCTTTTGCATAGATTacattcaatttcaattttaagtttctttttatATATCCTGGTGCTTTCTGTTGTTAATCTGCTTTTGATTGCTGTGTAGACGTGCAATGGAGCTGAGCTTCGCCCTGGTGAACGGCAACAACATTCGAGGCATGATGAAAGAGCTGCTCTACTTCCTGGACTCCTGTGACCCGGAATTCAAAGCAGACTGCGCATCAGGAGTCTTCCTAGCTGCAGAGAAGtatgacactgacacacagacttCCCTACATATTACAGCTGGACTCAGCTTTTTGGTACAGATTTGATAACGCATCCTGTGTGACCTTGTTATGTGCAAGAGTGCAAAAgcaattttctccttttcattttccttttgttaGTGCTTCAAACAGAATAATGAAGGTTGATAGAACTTGTTGGAAGTAGTGTAATAATTTAAGCATAACTTAGTTCAGATACGTGCAGACTGAATCTCAGTAATGTCCGAAGAAGGAAGAAAATCAACATGTTGTTTCACAGAATACAGTATACAACATACCGAAATGCATCATACTGAAAGTTTGTGGTCCCACAGTGGACAGGACGGCTAACATTGAAGGAAATGCTGTATGATGAGAAAATGAGTGATCCATCGTCTGAAAGACTATGCTGACAccatttattttctgacagCATTTGTCTTCTGGATGTAATGAGTTTAGACAACTTAACatgttcctcttcctccttcagtCCTAAACCAGCAACAATCATTATATCCTCTGTTACAGGTATGCCCCTTCGAAAAGATGGCATATAGACACCATCATGAGAGTCCTGACAACAGTACGTATATTACGTGATTATTGGTTGGTTTTGATTCTTAGAggtacagtaataataataggaCTTCCCTGTGTGCTATAAATGATAATTTCATCAAATCAGATTTCCTGTTAACCTACTCAAAACCATTGACATCTCTGCTCATCCTTACAGGCAGGGAGTTACGTGCGAGACGATTCTGTTCCCAACCTCATCCAGCTCATCACTAACAGTGTGGAGATGCATGCCTACACAGTACAGAGACTTTACAAAGCCCTGCTGGATGACATCTCACAGGTCAGAGCAGTTCCGGTGATGATTACATCTTTGAAGTGTGCAGACATAGATTTCACTATTGAATGTACTTGTTTGTGTATAAGAGGTGGacttgtgtttctctgtgttctgtAGCAACCTCTGGTTCAGGTGGCGTCATGGTGCATAGGAGAGTATGGGGACCTGCTTGTTTCTGGAcagtgtgaagaggaggagcCCATCCAGGTACACCCGGAAGAATCccaaacatcacacacacacacacacacacacaaaactgaaaaccaTGCGAGGCACAAACCTCAAACTTGAATCAAACACCTGGTCATCAGAGGTTTATGTGCTTTTCATTTACTCTTTTTGAATCAAGGTGACTGAGGATGAAGTTCTGGATGTGCTGGAAGGGCTCCTGGTGTCCAATCTATCCACCCCTGTAACTCGGGGTTACTCTCTGACTGCCATCATGAAGCTGTCTACTCGCTTCAGCAGCGTTAAGTGAGTAATGGCCTTTTACATCTATCCTATGGTTTTAAGCTTAACATGTGCATGCTAAGGTAATTAAGATCATTAAACATAAATTTTTATCCTCTTTGCTAACctgtgacatttttgttttagcCGAATCAAGAAGGTGGTTTCGATATATGGCAGTAGCATCGAtgtggagctgcagcagagagcCGTGGAGTACAATGCGCTTTTCAAGAAATACGACCACATGAGGTGAGACAGCATTATTATCTTCCAGAAATTGCTGTCACATCCATCACAACTACATTGTACCAGTTAGCAGAGACGGAAAATCCTCCAGGGGTTGAGTTTGGCAGATCTTGTGTGTCCATCCTTATCCCTTTTTTGTTCCCCCACCTTAGGCCAGCTCTCCTAGAGCGAATGCCCATTATGGAGAAAACCGCCACTAATGGTCCCACAGAGATTGTGCAGACCAATGGAGAGACAGAGCCCTCTGTTGTGGAACCAAAACATCCACCCCCTGTCACCCAGCCAGCCAACCAGGTGAGGGCagttttaattactttattaaGAAGAAATTAAATGACATACAATCATTGAATTCAATAACTAGATAACCAGTTAACAGAGTACCCTCTCCCACTATAAGATCTAATGTTCTTAtgcaaaaattgaaaaaaaaagttgacgtGATTAAGTTGTCTTCGAcaatatagatttttttgtaatgattgtaaaataaagtggcagaattttttctaaatgtagttttattgctattttaatatggtccacatatatatattgcaCACATTTTATCATCTCTGTGTTGTCCTCTAGGCTAATTGTTTATTAGACCTGCTGGGTGGTAATGATGTGGTGCCAGTAATCCAGACCACAATGCCCACCAAGCCGGCCTCAGCAGGAGGAGAGCTGCTGGATCTACTGGGTGACCTCTCACTAAGCGGTAGGATATTCTGTATGAAGCTCATGACCCCTTTTAGAGCAAACAAAGACCTGATATAAACCTGTTTGCCACCAGAGTGAATGTGTTGTCAAACCTGTGTCTGCTCCTGTTCAGCATTAAAATAGTGctcacacttcctgtttttgtattaaaaagtGAACTTGGGTTACCATAAAATTACTTTAATTTGCTAGACATTGGTGGTGACTTCCTGCCCACTGTACCAGAAACTGTATTTATATCAATTGCAGAGATAATTTAACATGACCATAGAATCCTATAAAGTTGCTCCACTTTGTTCATCCTGTTGAATCTCCAATATCAACAGTGTAGTGACAACTTTTAATGAGGTGAAAGTATTTACTAGTATTTTAAGCCCATAGAATAATACAAGGTGTGGAAAATGGTTTTGTCGAATGCTGACAATGACAAGATATGCTAAGTTGATAGCAGTTTAAACCCTGGTGTGTTACTTTCCCCCTCCCAGGCGGTCCGGCCCCTGCTCCCGCTCCCTCCGTGCCCGCTTCCCAACCCTCTTTCCTCCTGGATGGCCTCTCCTCACAGCCCTTGTTTAATGACATTGCATCTGCAGGTGAGAGCCTGTTGTTCCTCTTGACCATCCACTCCCAAATGTAGTTTGTGGTATCATCCTTACGTATTAAAGTGCTTGGTTATTACCATGACGCATTCCATGTGATGTTGGTTATCTCATGTCTAAATCTTGTGATGGTCTGCTCTAAAATCTCCACATAGGTATTCCTCCTATGACGGCATACAACAAGAATGGTCTGAAAATAGACTTCACATTTGAGAGAGCTAATCCCAATCCAAACGTTGCGGTCATCACCATCCATGCTTCCAACTCAACAGAGGCAGATATGACAGACTTCGTTTTTCAGGCTGCAGTACCAAAGGTAAGCAGGCATTATCTAGCGCTAAGAGTCATTGGCCCAGAACACTCGGGTTAAATGGGTTAAATTTTGCACATCTTAAAACATTCTTTTCCTCTTGTCATTATCTGATAATGTTAACAGCTAGCAATGCACACTTGCACaactatactgtacatttaataaTGTAGAATGCCATCATATATGTATGTGGGATGTAAATTTTGAATCTGTAGCTTGAAAACACTGCCAATCTATAAGCCACATAGTACTAGTTTACAGTCTAATTTAAACAAATTGGCttaaataagacaaaaagaggttaaaaaacttaaaatctcACTGGACAGCCCAAAGATGCTGCCTGCTTGACTGTGTTGCAAGTTCCACCTTTGTCACTGGCGCCATCTTGAGTCTGTGTTTGACTAGACAAGAATAGAAGCCACAGACTGGAGGGTTGTGGAGATTCGGCAGCCCTGCTTGATCAAGGAACAAGAGCAGTGTTTGAgtgacatttatttatctacATTTGTGCAATTGAGTCATTTTAACATTCATCAGTTTTGGTTAGCACCCGGTCAATGACAGCATCCCTATTTTATACTTCTGTAATGACCCCAAATTTTTCACCTAATCTAGTgtcttttatgtgtttgttagacattccagctgcagctcctctcccCTAGCAGTAATGTTGTCCCAGCACTCAACCAGGGAACTGTCACACAGGTAATCAGAGTCCTCAACCCACAGAAGGTGAGTTTGTCCTCTACAAATTATGTttgatcactttttttttttttgcacatagtCTGCCACGTGCAGACTTCAATTACTTACTCTTTTATAAACATGATAATCCTCACAAAATTTCAGCAACAGCTACGAATGAGGATCAAGCTGACGTACACCCACAAAGGCTCGCCTGTGCAAGACCTGGCTGAGGTCAATAACTTCCCCCCTCAGTCCTGGCAGtgatgagctgctgctgttgctcttAAAAAGCCCCACCAATGGAACTATGAAAACGATTTTTCTTTCGcctccctcctttcttccaACGGATCCCCCTGTGACGTCACTGCAGACCGCTGCCCTCGAGTTGCATGGGAAACAGCAGAACATCTAACACAGGAGAATAATACAGATGTTGAGAAGACCCTATTGACTATTGACATCACCAGAATAATTGGGAAAAACATATCAATCAATgaactttgtcttttctttcttaatttgtttCATGATCTCTTTTCTTAGTACTATTTTTCCACACATACCCTCCGCCCAGCACCATCACCGCCCACAAAAGCACATATGCACACCATTCACTGTGGTACACTCCACCTCTCAAGTcactgtagagaaaaaaaaagtgttgccCACTATGAGCACTGCAGTAAACTATAGTTTTATTCAATTAACACACTTTGCTCCATTGATATTTATGATTGGCTTggca comes from Thunnus maccoyii chromosome 1, fThuMac1.1, whole genome shotgun sequence and encodes:
- the ap1g1 gene encoding AP-1 complex subunit gamma-1 isoform X2 produces the protein MPAPIRLRELIRTIRTARTQAEEREMIQKECAAIRSSFREEDNTYRCRNVAKLLYMHMLGYPAHFGQLECLKLIASQKFTDKRIGYLGAMLLLDERQDVHLLMTNCIKNDLNHSTQYVQGLALCTLGCMGSSEMCRDLAGEVEKLLKTSNSYLRKKAALCAVHVIRKVPELMEMFLPATKNLLSEKNHGVLHTSVVLLTEMCERSPDMLAHFRKLVPQLVRILKNLIMSGYSPEHDVSGISDPFLQVRILRLLRILGKSDDDSSEAMNDILAQVATNTETSKNVGNAILYETVLTIMDIKSESGLRVLAINILGRFLLNNDKNIRYVALTSLLKTVQTDHNAVQRHRSTIVDCLKDLDVSIKRRAMELSFALVNGNNIRGMMKELLYFLDSCDPEFKADCASGVFLAAEKYAPSKRWHIDTIMRVLTTAGSYVRDDSVPNLIQLITNSVEMHAYTVQRLYKALLDDISQQPLVQVASWCIGEYGDLLVSGQCEEEEPIQVTEDEVLDVLEGLLVSNLSTPVTRGYSLTAIMKLSTRFSSVNRIKKVVSIYGSSIDVELQQRAVEYNALFKKYDHMRPALLERMPIMEKTATNGPTEIVQTNGETEPSVVEPKHPPPVTQPANQANCLLDLLGGNDVVPVIQTTMPTKPASAGGELLDLLGDLSLSGGPAPAPAPSVPASQPSFLLDGLSSQPLFNDIASAGIPPMTAYNKNGLKIDFTFERANPNPNVAVITIHASNSTEADMTDFVFQAAVPKTFQLQLLSPSSNVVPALNQGTVTQVIRVLNPQKQQLRMRIKLTYTHKGSPVQDLAEVNNFPPQSWQ
- the ap1g1 gene encoding AP-1 complex subunit gamma-1 isoform X1, with the translated sequence MPAPIRLRELIRTIRTARTQAEEREMIQKECAAIRSSFREEDNTYRCRNVAKLLYMHMLGYPAHFGQLECLKLIASQKFTDKRIGYLGAMLLLDERQDVHLLMTNCIKNDLNHSTQYVQGLALCTLGCMGSSEMCRDLAGEVEKLLKTSNSYLRKKAALCAVHVIRKVPELMEMFLPATKNLLSEKNHGVLHTSVVLLTEMCERSPDMLAHFRKNEKLVPQLVRILKNLIMSGYSPEHDVSGISDPFLQVRILRLLRILGKSDDDSSEAMNDILAQVATNTETSKNVGNAILYETVLTIMDIKSESGLRVLAINILGRFLLNNDKNIRYVALTSLLKTVQTDHNAVQRHRSTIVDCLKDLDVSIKRRAMELSFALVNGNNIRGMMKELLYFLDSCDPEFKADCASGVFLAAEKYAPSKRWHIDTIMRVLTTAGSYVRDDSVPNLIQLITNSVEMHAYTVQRLYKALLDDISQQPLVQVASWCIGEYGDLLVSGQCEEEEPIQVTEDEVLDVLEGLLVSNLSTPVTRGYSLTAIMKLSTRFSSVNRIKKVVSIYGSSIDVELQQRAVEYNALFKKYDHMRPALLERMPIMEKTATNGPTEIVQTNGETEPSVVEPKHPPPVTQPANQANCLLDLLGGNDVVPVIQTTMPTKPASAGGELLDLLGDLSLSGGPAPAPAPSVPASQPSFLLDGLSSQPLFNDIASAGIPPMTAYNKNGLKIDFTFERANPNPNVAVITIHASNSTEADMTDFVFQAAVPKTFQLQLLSPSSNVVPALNQGTVTQVIRVLNPQKQQLRMRIKLTYTHKGSPVQDLAEVNNFPPQSWQ